A single genomic interval of Bacillota bacterium harbors:
- a CDS encoding FAD-dependent oxidoreductase has translation MKDKDSISQAEKFERWVLEAPVKPPCVVACPVNADIQSYVSLVGQGRFKEALETVRERCTLPGSLGRICNHPCEGECRRNKVDSAVSIRSIKRFAADVCMDLPHPDPIPKTKGKRVAIIGGGPSGLTAAYDLAKDGFDVTIFEKNDACGGAIYTGVPKYRLPKDIVAWDVAAIQSLGVEIKTNTEIGKDIAFSDLIKDYDAVLIAIGLSVSRSLPIPGADAQGVLLALPFLKMVNFDDNATIGRRVIVIGGGNVATDVARSARRIGAEEVKMFCLESDEEMPASPWEIEESIDEGIQIYPSWGPKEIKVKDGKVAGMVFKKCLSVFENGMFNPKFDECELTETEADNVIFAIGQGADTSGFTGTELAIDERGRIAFNPMTMQTNVEGVFACGEVVTGPGAAVAAMKSGHRAATAIAKYLDTGKVSALHISEPKAIGQMPGEVAEIVTKLPRTAAELADAKERIKNFNEVEFGFDQKTAMYEARRCMNCGAGAQLIEEKCAACLTCVRVCPYGAPYVREARVANFALENCQACGICAAECPALAIDIKLNESTGIMTRASRSLDEPFITVFTCQYSVPEVLNPERLRTQVPAGVNQVSMLCNNRIDTAHILAAFEAGADGVLVAACPDEKCRHNKGIDWPKIRVARVKDTLNEIGLGADRLELAKVTKGSADDLTRAVNEFKDKIEELGPSPLSKQLTPSK, from the coding sequence ATGAAGGACAAAGATTCTATTTCTCAGGCTGAAAAATTCGAGAGATGGGTGCTGGAGGCCCCAGTGAAGCCTCCCTGCGTAGTCGCGTGTCCGGTTAATGCCGACATCCAGTCCTACGTTAGTTTGGTTGGACAGGGTAGATTTAAAGAAGCGCTTGAGACAGTGCGCGAGAGGTGTACTCTTCCCGGCTCGCTGGGCAGGATTTGCAATCACCCCTGCGAGGGAGAGTGCCGCAGAAATAAAGTTGACTCGGCAGTCTCAATCCGCTCGATAAAAAGATTTGCTGCCGATGTCTGCATGGACCTACCACATCCCGATCCCATCCCAAAAACAAAAGGGAAAAGGGTCGCAATAATCGGTGGGGGGCCAAGTGGGCTCACCGCGGCTTATGATTTGGCAAAGGACGGCTTTGACGTAACTATCTTTGAGAAAAACGATGCCTGCGGAGGCGCCATCTACACTGGTGTTCCCAAATATAGACTGCCTAAAGATATCGTTGCCTGGGACGTTGCGGCTATTCAATCTTTAGGGGTTGAGATAAAGACGAACACCGAGATCGGAAAAGATATCGCCTTTTCCGATCTCATAAAGGATTATGATGCGGTTCTTATAGCGATCGGTCTCTCGGTTAGCCGCAGCCTACCTATCCCTGGAGCTGACGCTCAAGGAGTTCTTCTTGCACTTCCTTTTTTAAAGATGGTTAACTTTGACGATAATGCCACGATTGGCAGGCGAGTAATAGTTATCGGTGGCGGAAACGTTGCAACTGATGTTGCTCGCTCCGCAAGAAGGATAGGTGCCGAAGAGGTCAAGATGTTCTGCCTGGAGAGCGATGAGGAAATGCCGGCTTCTCCCTGGGAGATTGAAGAATCAATAGATGAAGGGATACAGATATATCCTTCCTGGGGCCCGAAGGAGATCAAAGTCAAGGATGGAAAAGTTGCCGGCATGGTTTTTAAGAAATGCCTCTCAGTTTTTGAAAACGGTATGTTTAACCCAAAGTTTGACGAATGCGAACTTACCGAGACAGAAGCCGATAATGTGATTTTTGCAATCGGCCAAGGCGCGGACACATCGGGCTTTACGGGAACCGAGCTTGCGATAGATGAGCGCGGCCGCATCGCGTTTAACCCAATGACAATGCAGACTAACGTGGAGGGTGTCTTTGCCTGCGGCGAGGTCGTAACCGGCCCCGGAGCAGCAGTTGCTGCTATGAAAAGTGGGCACAGGGCAGCAACTGCTATAGCAAAGTATCTAGATACCGGCAAGGTGTCTGCGCTACATATAAGCGAGCCAAAAGCTATTGGCCAGATGCCGGGTGAAGTTGCCGAGATAGTGACCAAGCTGCCACGTACAGCAGCCGAGCTTGCCGACGCAAAAGAGCGCATCAAGAACTTTAATGAAGTGGAGTTTGGCTTCGACCAGAAAACGGCGATGTATGAGGCACGCCGTTGTATGAACTGCGGAGCGGGTGCGCAGCTTATCGAGGAGAAATGCGCAGCATGCTTGACATGCGTTCGTGTCTGCCCGTATGGTGCGCCGTATGTCAGAGAAGCAAGGGTTGCAAACTTTGCGCTTGAAAACTGCCAGGCCTGCGGCATATGCGCTGCCGAGTGCCCTGCACTGGCCATAGATATTAAGCTAAACGAGTCGACAGGTATTATGACCCGGGCGTCAAGAAGCCTTGATGAGCCCTTTATCACCGTGTTTACATGCCAGTACTCGGTGCCAGAGGTTTTAAATCCTGAGAGGCTAAGAACTCAAGTTCCGGCTGGAGTAAACCAGGTAAGCATGTTGTGTAACAACCGTATTGATACGGCGCATATTTTAGCTGCCTTTGAGGCGGGGGCAGATGGTGTGCTCGTCGCCGCGTGCCCGGATGAAAAATGCAGGCACAATAAAGGTATTGATTGGCCAAAGATTAGGGTTGCTCGTGTTAAAGATACGTTAAATGAGATAGGTCTCGGTGCAGACCGGCTCGAGCTTGCCAAGGTCACAAAAGGCTCAGCCGATGACCTTACAAGGGCAGTCAACGAGTTTAAAGATAAAATAGAAGAGCTGGGTCCAAGCCCATTAAGTAAACAGCTGACTCCGAGCAAGTAA
- a CDS encoding methylenetetrahydrofolate reductase C-terminal domain-containing protein, whose amino-acid sequence MIVAEPKSLDEIKAMTDKYDRILMVGCGTCTTVCLTGGEREVKLMATALRLARKVEGREIEVGEQTILRQCDFEYIDELKDVDSYQAIVSLACGAGIQGVARSFPEKPVLPGVNTQFIGFNEEFGYYTEQCKACGDCILHLTGGICPIARCAKGLLNGPCGGTNNGKCEISKDKDCAWVLIYNALEKQGNIEQFKQIITPKDFAKAGNIRSMDLRKAGD is encoded by the coding sequence ATGATTGTTGCAGAACCAAAAAGTCTGGACGAGATAAAGGCGATGACTGATAAGTACGACCGGATACTCATGGTCGGGTGTGGGACTTGCACAACCGTTTGCTTGACCGGGGGTGAGCGTGAAGTCAAACTTATGGCGACCGCGCTTCGCCTGGCAAGAAAAGTCGAGGGAAGAGAAATCGAAGTAGGTGAGCAGACGATCCTTCGCCAGTGCGATTTCGAATATATCGATGAGCTGAAAGATGTCGATAGCTACCAGGCGATCGTGTCTTTGGCGTGTGGTGCAGGTATTCAGGGTGTTGCGAGAAGTTTTCCCGAGAAGCCTGTGCTGCCCGGAGTAAATACCCAATTCATCGGCTTTAATGAGGAGTTTGGATATTATACTGAGCAGTGCAAGGCCTGTGGAGATTGTATCCTCCATCTAACTGGAGGCATCTGCCCAATCGCACGCTGCGCTAAAGGCCTGCTCAACGGGCCCTGCGGCGGCACCAACAATGGCAAGTGCGAGATAAGCAAAGACAAAGACTGCGCTTGGGTTTTAATCTACAACGCGCTTGAGAAACAAGGAAATATTGAGCAATTCAAGCAAATCATAACCCCAAAGGATTTTGCCAAGGCAGGCAACATCCGCTCTATGGATTTGCGCAAGGCAGGCGATTGA
- a CDS encoding methylenetetrahydrofolate reductase, translated as MGFKEALASGEFVVTAEVGPPKGTDISEMVHHVKVLKDKVHALNVTDNQSAVMRVSTIAVTKVLLELGVEPIFQMTCRDRNRLGLQSDLLGAAVFGVKNVLALTGDHTMLGDHKDAKPVFDLESVQLLQVIKRLNEGFDMAGNELQGKTDFFAGAIVTPEANPLEPQLAKFEKKVEAGAKFFQTQAVYDLKKFHSFMERASKYNVPILAGILLLKSAGMAKYLNKFVAGISVPDDLIQELASAEKPLEKGIEIAGRQIRELKEVCAGVHVMAIGAEDKVPDILEAAGL; from the coding sequence ATGGGATTTAAAGAAGCTCTAGCAAGCGGAGAATTTGTTGTAACAGCTGAGGTTGGCCCACCTAAGGGTACCGACATATCAGAGATGGTTCACCATGTAAAGGTGCTAAAAGATAAAGTGCATGCATTAAATGTAACCGATAATCAAAGTGCGGTCATGCGCGTCTCGACTATTGCTGTTACTAAGGTCCTGCTTGAGCTTGGCGTCGAGCCGATTTTTCAGATGACCTGCCGTGACCGTAACCGCTTAGGACTGCAATCTGACCTGCTTGGAGCGGCCGTCTTCGGTGTAAAAAATGTGCTTGCTTTAACTGGGGACCACACGATGCTTGGGGACCATAAGGACGCAAAGCCGGTTTTTGACCTCGAGTCAGTTCAGCTTTTGCAGGTGATTAAACGCCTAAACGAAGGCTTCGATATGGCCGGAAACGAGCTTCAGGGGAAGACTGATTTCTTTGCTGGAGCGATCGTGACACCGGAGGCAAATCCACTTGAGCCCCAGTTGGCCAAGTTTGAGAAAAAGGTCGAGGCTGGCGCAAAGTTCTTCCAGACCCAGGCAGTCTACGACTTGAAGAAGTTCCACTCCTTTATGGAGCGCGCAAGTAAATATAACGTGCCAATCCTAGCCGGAATCTTATTGCTTAAATCAGCCGGCATGGCCAAGTACCTGAATAAATTTGTAGCAGGCATCTCCGTTCCTGACGATTTGATCCAGGAGCTAGCAAGTGCGGAGAAGCCGCTTGAAAAGGGAATCGAGATTGCTGGGCGACAAATCCGCGAGCTAAAAGAGGTTTGCGCCGGAGTGCATGTCATGGCGATTGGAGCGGAAGATAAGGTGCCCGATATTTTAGAGGCCGCCGGTCTCTAA
- a CDS encoding AAA family ATPase, with protein sequence MKIAITGKGGVGKTTIAAGLARFLAKEGYKVIAIDADPDANLAAALGVDPELAMGITPIARMNELIAERTGAQPGTIGGYFKLNPRVDDIPDSLSIDVNGIKLLVLGTIEKGGSGCICPESTLLRALLKHVIVRRNEAVILDMEAGIEHLGRGTAESVDALLVVIEPGQRSVQTAKAIEKLAKDLSIKKVFLILNKLHSQDEEERLKTYLPELPIIGTVAERDTIRLADLDGRSPFDIDKSFVDDIARIKENLDQVLFEETAERIKS encoded by the coding sequence TTGAAAATAGCTATAACCGGCAAGGGTGGCGTCGGTAAGACGACTATAGCAGCTGGATTAGCAAGGTTTCTTGCCAAAGAAGGATATAAAGTAATTGCAATCGATGCCGACCCGGATGCAAATCTTGCGGCGGCTTTAGGCGTAGACCCAGAGCTGGCGATGGGGATTACCCCGATTGCCAGGATGAATGAGCTTATTGCGGAGCGAACTGGAGCACAGCCTGGAACAATTGGCGGATATTTTAAGCTAAACCCAAGGGTCGATGATATACCCGATAGCTTAAGCATTGACGTCAATGGGATTAAACTTCTTGTTTTGGGCACTATTGAAAAGGGTGGTAGCGGCTGTATTTGCCCCGAGAGCACGCTTTTGCGGGCGCTTCTTAAACACGTCATCGTAAGGCGAAACGAAGCGGTTATCCTTGATATGGAGGCCGGAATTGAGCACCTAGGCCGAGGCACTGCTGAGTCAGTAGATGCCCTCTTGGTTGTTATCGAACCGGGCCAGCGAAGCGTGCAGACCGCAAAGGCAATCGAGAAACTGGCAAAAGATTTGTCCATAAAAAAGGTGTTTTTAATCTTAAACAAACTACACAGCCAGGATGAGGAAGAGCGGTTGAAAACTTATCTGCCAGAACTTCCGATAATCGGTACAGTCGCCGAGCGGGACACGATCAGACTTGCCGATTTGGATGGAAGGTCGCCGTTTGATATAGATAAATCATTTGTCGACGATATCGCAAGAATCAAGGAAAATCTTGACCAGGTACTTTTTGAAGAGACGGCAGAAAGAATTAAAAGCTAG
- a CDS encoding dihydropteroate synthase — protein MLIIAEKINIMSKTIGPAMRERNAQPIQDLALAQVQGGAKALDLNLGPGTKDGPEMMEWLVKTVEEVVDDSIQLCLDTKNIVAMEAGLKAVTKHKPMINSTNADPDVLDQYMPMAATFDADIIALTMTSAGIPRDHNERLENAATIMMKAMEHGVALDRIYLDPLVLPIGVAQQDAMEVVETIRSFQVLNDPPMKSVVGLSNIYNGTPKELHSRFGYTFLTMLGAAGLTAAIADSLDKDLMAVAKTIEVLKNEMLYAASYLDDILVKA, from the coding sequence ATGCTTATAATCGCTGAGAAAATTAACATCATGTCAAAGACAATCGGTCCGGCCATGCGGGAGCGCAATGCGCAGCCGATACAGGACCTCGCGCTCGCACAAGTTCAGGGCGGCGCAAAAGCGCTTGACCTTAACCTGGGACCAGGGACCAAAGATGGTCCGGAAATGATGGAATGGCTTGTCAAAACCGTCGAGGAAGTTGTCGATGACAGCATTCAGCTCTGCCTCGATACCAAAAACATCGTCGCCATGGAGGCTGGGCTCAAAGCCGTGACCAAGCACAAGCCGATGATTAATTCAACCAACGCCGACCCGGATGTACTGGACCAGTACATGCCAATGGCTGCAACTTTTGACGCAGATATTATCGCCCTTACTATGACATCGGCCGGTATTCCGCGTGATCACAATGAGCGTCTCGAAAACGCAGCGACGATCATGATGAAAGCAATGGAGCACGGCGTAGCTCTTGATAGGATCTATCTCGACCCGCTGGTTTTACCGATAGGCGTTGCACAACAGGATGCCATGGAAGTCGTCGAGACTATCCGCAGTTTCCAGGTTCTAAATGACCCTCCAATGAAATCGGTTGTAGGTTTGAGCAATATTTACAATGGCACACCGAAAGAGCTTCACAGCCGCTTTGGCTACACATTTTTAACCATGCTGGGGGCTGCTGGCTTAACTGCAGCGATAGCCGATTCGCTCGACAAAGACTTGATGGCAGTTGCAAAGACCATCGAGGTGCTCAAGAACGAAATGCTCTATGCGGCGTCTTACTTAGACGATATTTTAGTTAAGGCTTAA
- the fdhF gene encoding formate dehydrogenase subunit alpha — protein MIANRQDFTREYFWPPKVVETTCGYCGVGCQLELNIDGAGKVFRVTSKSGRGVNEGNLCAKARFGFKFINHPDRLKKPLIKKDGQFVEASWDEAINLVASRLFEIKEAHGPDSIAGLASARCTNEENYLFQKFMRAVIGTNNVDHCARLUHSPTVAGLAKAFGTGAMTMSIEDIEDAKVILVIGSNTTDAHPIIGYHIMRAVTEYKARLIVIDPRRTKLVEFADVWLSPKPGTDVALLNAMMNVILEEDLIDESFIAQRTEGFEDLKAILPECRPEDVEKITGVPAQDIRAAARLYAGEGRAAIFYTMGITQHTSGTDNVLAIANLAMMTGNVGRRGSGVNPLRGQNNVQGACDMGALPDVFTGYRRVDNEKARKEFAERWGVELPVEPGLTLTEISRGALEGKIKAIYIMGENPVVSDPDTKHVIEALQKLDFLVVQDIFLTETAKYADVVLPGASFAEKDGTFTNTERRVQRVRKATEPPGEAKADWQIICEIALALRYPMRYSSVEEIMSEIRELTPTYGGITYQRLDLLGGLQWPCPTEGHPGTRMLHTENFFRGKGLFTPTRYRPPAEEPDEEFPLVLTTGRNPWQYHTRTMTGKSEGLNALAPENYVQINSVDAKNYGVVDGEKITVASRRGRIVARAVVTDDIRQGVIFMPFHYALSSANELTNTAIDPIAKIPELKVCAVKLVKA, from the coding sequence ATGATTGCAAACAGGCAGGATTTTACCCGGGAGTACTTCTGGCCCCCTAAAGTAGTTGAGACCACTTGCGGCTACTGTGGTGTGGGCTGCCAGCTTGAGCTAAATATAGACGGCGCTGGCAAGGTCTTTAGGGTTACCAGCAAGTCGGGCCGCGGTGTAAATGAAGGAAACCTCTGTGCGAAGGCTCGCTTTGGCTTTAAATTTATTAACCATCCGGATAGGCTTAAAAAGCCGCTTATTAAGAAAGACGGGCAATTTGTTGAGGCATCTTGGGATGAGGCAATAAATCTAGTTGCAAGCAGGCTTTTTGAGATAAAAGAGGCTCATGGACCTGATTCAATTGCCGGGCTGGCATCCGCAAGGTGTACCAACGAGGAGAACTACCTCTTTCAGAAATTTATGCGTGCCGTAATCGGCACAAATAATGTTGACCATTGCGCAAGGTTGTGACACTCCCCGACTGTGGCCGGTCTGGCCAAGGCATTCGGAACTGGAGCAATGACCATGTCAATCGAAGATATTGAGGATGCAAAGGTAATCCTCGTTATCGGATCTAATACTACTGATGCCCATCCGATTATTGGCTATCACATAATGCGGGCGGTAACCGAATATAAGGCACGCCTTATTGTTATAGATCCCAGGCGAACAAAGCTGGTAGAGTTCGCAGATGTGTGGCTTAGCCCAAAACCGGGTACCGATGTTGCTCTGCTTAACGCGATGATGAATGTAATTCTTGAAGAGGACCTTATTGATGAGAGCTTTATTGCACAGAGAACTGAAGGATTTGAGGACCTAAAAGCAATTCTTCCCGAGTGCAGGCCCGAGGATGTCGAAAAAATTACCGGTGTTCCTGCGCAGGACATAAGAGCTGCCGCAAGACTTTATGCCGGGGAAGGTAGAGCCGCGATATTCTACACTATGGGGATAACACAGCATACGTCAGGCACCGATAATGTGCTTGCAATTGCAAATCTTGCAATGATGACCGGAAATGTTGGACGTCGTGGCTCTGGTGTTAACCCCTTGAGGGGACAAAACAACGTTCAGGGAGCCTGTGATATGGGAGCGCTTCCCGATGTGTTTACCGGCTATCGCAGGGTGGACAACGAAAAAGCGCGCAAAGAGTTTGCAGAACGATGGGGCGTTGAGCTCCCTGTTGAGCCTGGTCTAACGCTTACAGAAATCTCAAGAGGAGCGCTGGAAGGAAAGATCAAAGCAATCTATATAATGGGTGAAAATCCGGTTGTATCTGATCCAGACACCAAGCATGTAATTGAAGCACTTCAGAAGCTGGACTTCCTGGTTGTCCAGGATATTTTCTTAACTGAGACTGCCAAGTACGCGGACGTCGTGCTTCCTGGGGCGTCTTTTGCCGAAAAAGATGGCACGTTTACAAACACTGAGCGCAGGGTTCAAAGGGTTAGGAAAGCAACTGAGCCACCGGGAGAAGCCAAGGCCGATTGGCAGATAATCTGTGAAATTGCCCTTGCCCTGAGATATCCTATGAGATATAGCTCTGTTGAGGAGATAATGTCTGAGATACGTGAACTTACGCCGACTTATGGCGGAATTACATATCAGCGGCTGGATCTACTAGGCGGATTACAATGGCCCTGCCCGACAGAGGGTCATCCCGGAACGAGAATGCTTCATACCGAGAACTTTTTCAGGGGCAAGGGGCTCTTTACTCCGACTCGCTATCGCCCGCCAGCGGAGGAGCCGGATGAAGAATTTCCCCTGGTTTTAACCACGGGAAGAAACCCCTGGCAGTATCATACGCGTACGATGACCGGAAAGTCGGAAGGGCTTAATGCACTAGCGCCGGAAAACTATGTTCAGATAAATTCGGTTGATGCTAAGAATTACGGTGTGGTAGATGGCGAGAAAATTACGGTTGCCAGCAGGCGTGGCCGCATAGTAGCAAGGGCTGTTGTAACTGATGATATTCGCCAGGGTGTCATCTTTATGCCGTTTCATTATGCTCTGTCATCTGCAAATGAGCTTACAAATACGGCTATAGATCCGATTGCAAAAATACCTGAGCTTAAGGTTTGTGCTGTTAAGCTGGTTAAAGCATAA
- a CDS encoding DMT family transporter: protein MGGYVRIIIAAIIWGSLGTIVRLIDLPVPVMVFYRTFFAAISVLVLIAGQRKIERLAVGKNIYLLFCIGALLALNWTSFFYSVRLTSIANAVLITYTAPIYVALLAPVILKEKVERITIVTLLISVIGMVLIASPAAMGFGMRDLAGIAWAFVSAISYAVLVILAKPLTARINILSMIFFEETFCALILSPSLFLFKFSVSPPTMLILFVLGAFHTALAAALYLSGLRTVKAQQAGIFTYLDPVSAVFFAAVILGELPSLTTIAGGLLIIVSGLILVLVTRRRIEAEIVSE, encoded by the coding sequence ATGGGGGGATACGTTAGAATAATCATAGCGGCGATCATCTGGGGGTCTTTAGGGACCATTGTGCGCCTCATCGATCTTCCTGTCCCGGTAATGGTCTTCTACCGCACCTTTTTTGCCGCAATATCCGTCCTCGTCCTCATTGCGGGCCAAAGAAAGATAGAGAGGCTTGCAGTCGGCAAAAACATATACCTGCTTTTCTGCATAGGAGCACTTCTTGCCCTTAACTGGACATCTTTTTTCTATAGCGTCAGGCTAACCTCGATTGCAAATGCGGTCCTTATAACCTATACCGCCCCAATCTATGTCGCATTGCTTGCGCCTGTTATATTAAAAGAGAAGGTCGAGAGAATCACGATCGTAACCCTTTTAATTTCAGTAATCGGCATGGTGCTTATCGCATCTCCGGCCGCAATGGGCTTTGGCATGAGAGACCTAGCCGGAATTGCATGGGCTTTTGTCAGTGCCATAAGTTATGCAGTGCTGGTTATCCTCGCAAAACCGCTTACCGCAAGAATAAACATTCTTTCGATGATCTTTTTTGAAGAGACGTTTTGCGCCCTCATACTTAGCCCATCGCTCTTTCTTTTCAAGTTCTCCGTAAGTCCACCTACAATGCTTATCCTATTTGTGTTGGGTGCGTTTCACACTGCCCTCGCCGCAGCCCTGTATTTAAGTGGGCTGCGCACAGTCAAAGCCCAACAAGCCGGTATATTCACCTACCTAGACCCGGTAAGTGCAGTCTTTTTTGCCGCCGTTATTCTGGGCGAACTGCCTAGTCTGACCACAATAGCTGGAGGTCTTTTGATTATCGTCTCGGGTTTGATCCTGGTACTAGTAACCAGGCGGCGCATAGAGGCCGAGATTGTATCGGAATAA
- a CDS encoding DUF5317 family protein: protein MLLLIFIVLSLAIGYIRGGRLRNISEVRFNYGILILIAFVVKLVLVISGFRFEAASPRLAVAAHIFTYFLVAAFLILNWQIAGMRIIAAGLMLNFFTIMADGSFELSQIGYATAADSLNLAISNQASKISLLPFRDVFNLGSLLMALGVFAVVSRLMQIKKAIIEPDIRNKTARPRYQPKHLARPRKWSVVIIKKAV from the coding sequence ATGTTACTGCTAATCTTTATTGTACTATCGCTGGCAATTGGATACATAAGAGGCGGCAGGTTGAGAAATATCTCAGAAGTAAGGTTTAATTACGGCATACTAATCCTTATAGCTTTTGTTGTTAAACTGGTCCTGGTTATTTCAGGTTTTCGCTTTGAGGCAGCATCACCAAGGCTTGCTGTAGCTGCGCATATCTTTACCTATTTCCTGGTAGCCGCATTTTTAATTCTTAATTGGCAGATCGCGGGCATGCGCATAATTGCAGCCGGTCTGATGCTCAACTTTTTCACCATCATGGCAGATGGTAGCTTTGAGCTAAGTCAAATAGGTTATGCTACAGCAGCCGATAGTCTTAATTTGGCAATATCTAACCAAGCTAGCAAAATCTCATTGCTGCCATTTAGGGATGTCTTTAACCTGGGGAGCCTGCTCATGGCGCTTGGAGTGTTTGCCGTTGTTAGCAGGTTGATGCAGATTAAGAAGGCAATTATTGAGCCTGACATCCGAAACAAAACAGCAAGACCGCGTTACCAGCCAAAACACCTGGCAAGGCCCCGTAAGTGGTCTGTGGTCATTATTAAGAAAGCAGTCTAG
- the purH gene encoding bifunctional phosphoribosylaminoimidazolecarboxamide formyltransferase/IMP cyclohydrolase produces the protein MIDKIKIQRAIISVSDKTGVVEFAKGLKEFGVEILSTGGTAKALRDAGIEVVEVSDYTGFPEMMEGRVKTLHPKIAGGILADRRKEEHMRQIKEAGINPIDLVCVNLYPFAQTIAKPNVTLDEAIENIDIGGPTMIRAAAKNFEGVAVVVESGWYAKILDEMRANDGALSRNTRFALCKDAFKHTAMYDSTIAQWLFKQDAETAFPELVTYTFEKIMDTRYGENPHQRAAYYRQAGAPADTLVNFKQIHGKELSYNNILDMNSAWMLVTEFDEPACAIIKHNNPCGCALGRDLTEAYVKAYECDTVSAFGGIVALNQMVDKATAEEMAKIFIEVVIAPGYDQEALDILTKKADLRLIDTGGITKTDYFDYDLRRVNGGVLIQDFDNIEEPIANWRVVSEAKPTEAQWKDMAFAWKVAKHVKSNAIIYVKDQATVGVGAGQMSRVDSTWLGAHKGGDKVKGAVVASDAFFPFRDGLDAAVEAGAAAIVEPGGSIRDDEVIAAANEHGIPLVFTGKRHFRH, from the coding sequence ATGATAGATAAAATCAAAATCCAGCGGGCGATAATAAGCGTATCCGATAAAACCGGCGTGGTGGAGTTCGCAAAAGGTCTTAAAGAGTTTGGCGTGGAGATTCTCTCGACCGGCGGCACTGCTAAGGCCCTAAGGGATGCAGGGATAGAGGTTGTTGAGGTATCCGACTATACGGGGTTTCCTGAGATGATGGAGGGTCGCGTAAAGACACTTCATCCGAAGATTGCCGGCGGAATCCTAGCTGATCGTCGGAAAGAAGAGCACATGAGACAAATCAAAGAGGCAGGCATCAACCCAATAGATCTCGTTTGCGTAAATCTTTATCCCTTCGCGCAAACTATCGCCAAACCCAACGTCACGCTGGATGAGGCAATTGAAAACATCGATATTGGGGGGCCGACAATGATTCGTGCGGCCGCCAAGAACTTTGAGGGGGTCGCGGTTGTTGTAGAATCGGGCTGGTATGCAAAGATATTAGATGAGATGCGTGCTAACGACGGTGCGCTTTCCCGCAACACTCGCTTTGCGCTTTGTAAAGATGCTTTTAAGCACACCGCGATGTATGATTCAACTATTGCACAGTGGCTCTTTAAGCAGGATGCTGAGACCGCTTTTCCGGAGCTAGTTACTTATACTTTTGAGAAAATCATGGATACCCGCTATGGCGAGAACCCGCACCAGAGGGCAGCTTACTACCGTCAAGCAGGGGCACCGGCTGATACTCTGGTTAACTTCAAGCAGATTCATGGCAAAGAGCTCTCGTACAACAATATTCTCGATATGAACTCAGCCTGGATGCTGGTCACCGAGTTTGATGAGCCAGCTTGCGCCATTATAAAACATAACAACCCGTGCGGTTGCGCTCTCGGGCGTGACCTCACTGAGGCGTATGTTAAAGCCTACGAGTGCGATACGGTATCGGCATTTGGCGGCATCGTTGCTCTAAACCAGATGGTGGATAAAGCTACCGCGGAAGAGATGGCCAAGATTTTTATCGAGGTTGTTATCGCACCAGGCTACGACCAAGAAGCACTCGATATTTTGACCAAAAAAGCTGATCTTCGCTTAATTGATACCGGCGGTATAACCAAGACCGATTACTTTGATTACGACCTGAGGCGTGTAAACGGCGGTGTCCTCATTCAGGATTTTGACAATATCGAAGAGCCGATAGCCAATTGGCGCGTTGTAAGTGAGGCTAAGCCAACCGAAGCTCAATGGAAAGACATGGCTTTTGCCTGGAAGGTCGCAAAACACGTTAAGTCAAATGCCATTATTTACGTCAAAGACCAGGCAACAGTAGGTGTTGGTGCGGGTCAGATGAGCCGTGTGGATTCTACCTGGCTTGGAGCGCACAAAGGCGGAGATAAGGTCAAGGGGGCGGTCGTAGCATCCGACGCCTTTTTCCCGTTTAGGGATGGCCTGGACGCAGCAGTTGAAGCCGGTGCGGCGGCAATCGTCGAGCCGGGTGGGTCGATCCGCGATGACGAGGTCATCGCCGCCGCCAATGAGCATGGTATCCCCCTGGTCTTTACCGGAAAACGCCATTTTAGGCACTAG